GTTGTCGATCCTAAAGATACAGATAAAAGAACGGTTGCCATTCGGGAATTCAATCAAAAACTCCATCAAGACAACCGAGTAGAAATTAGTATGCTGGCGATGGCCGATGGTCTAACCTTGGCACTTAAACAGTAATTTTTTAATAATTGTTCAATATCAGCTCAGTAAACTTTATGGCAATGGCGGACTAGGAGGATTAGGCGGATTAGACGGATTAGAAAAGGGATCGATGGTGTCGGGTAAGCCAGGTAGAGCGCTAGTGCCAGGTAGAGCAGGATTAACTCCTGGAGTCGGCGCAACTTGTACTGGTTGAGAGCCTTCGGGTAGAGTGGCTAGCGCCACGCGATCGCCCCCCACATCCCGCAGAATATCTAAAACTTCAACGACTTCTCTGTAGGTCGAGTTTTTGGCAGCATACAAAGTCATCAAGCCATCAGGATTAGCCTGTCGGAATTTTTTAATTTCCCACGACAAATCAGCGCGACTAACCAAAGTCTTATCAACGTATAGCTGACCAAGATCATCAATCGTCACAATTAAAATATTTTGCAACTGTGGCGTACCAGTTTTTGCTTGAGGCAAATCCAGACTAATTGCTTGTTGACGCGAAAAATTGACCGCAGCTAAGATAAAAAAGATCAAAATACAGAAAATAACGTCAATTAAGGGCAATATCTCAATATTTGCCCCACTTTGCTGGCTATCATCCTGCCAGAGATTCATCGATTTAATTGGTTTCGGCTGGTACTTTCGTTTACGAGTCATGTAAGTGATTACTGATTAGTGATTACTGATTGGGGGATCGAAGATTAGGGGGTCTAATATCGACAAAGGAATATTCGTCTTTGCTAATAACGCCAGGGGTTTCGTCTTCTTGTAATTGTGACCAGCGATCGCGATACATAACTTCCAGACGGCTACCAGTGCGACGTAAGATTCTAATCTGATTTGCCCAAAAAGCCTGAAACATACGATAAAAGCTGAGGCTAACAATGGCGACTAGTAAACCTGCTGCCGTAGAGATCAATGATTCCCCAATCCCCATGGTTACTCCAGAAGCATCTGCTGTACCTAAGTCACTGATTTTAATCGAACTTAAGGCTTGAATTAGTCCCCAAACTGTTCCAAATAAGCCTAACAAAGGAGAAAGAGCAATAATTGCCTCTAATACTTTGTCTCCCTTGCGCATCCGCGCTACTTGTTCTTCAGCAGCCGATTCTAGAGCGAGGTGAAACATATCAGGGTCAGGGTTAGATAGTAAAAAGGGAGAATAAACAAAACTTCCCAAGGGATGACTAATATGTTCCTGAGCAATTTTACCTACCAAATTCCAGTTGCGTTCGGCAGCTTCCATGATCTGATTAAAAATTTTCTTTTCTTGGAAAACTACTCTTGACCAAAACCAGAGCCGTTCGAGGATAGTTGCAATAGATAGTACTGAAAGAAACAGCAGGGGATACATAGAAATACCGCCCTTATCAATAATTTCTAAAAAATTCATCTTACGCCAATTACCTCTTGATATAATTTTTAATTAAAATTACTTGAACAGTTTAAACATTTTAGGTTATTCCAGTTTAAGTCCATAAATATAAATAACACAGGCTACACTAAAATCTTGGTTATCTAAAATTTTTCTAACATGGGTTTCGATTGATGTCTATAGTCAAGGAATTTGGTAATTTATCGTCAGCAACTTGATGTATTCTTTTGCATCTTAGACTACTATAATCTGCACTGTTAATAATTAATTGCCAATGAACCGTAATACTCTTTGGGGAACTTTTGCTCTAGTTTTACTGCTTAGTTTAGCGGCATTAGCATCTCAGGAAGAAGCCAGCTCAGTCAGTTCTCTCAATCAGCTATCTAGTGGATCTAAGTTAATTGCTAGCCAACCAGGAACTAAACTAAATCAGCTAGTAAACGCCAATAATCGCTTTGGCTTTGATTTATTTGCTCAACTCCAGCTACAGCCAAAATCTCAGTCTCAAAACATATTTATCTCACCTCAGAGTATAGCGATCGCTCTAGGGATGACGCGCAACGGTACGGCGGGAAAAACTCAGGCAGAAATCAGCCAAACTCTAGGATTAGAACAATTTGACCCAGCAACAGTTGATTCTAACTATGAGCAGTTAATTGAAACTTTAAACACTGCCGATAACTCTGGAAAATTGGCGATCGCTAATTCTCTCTGGGTCAATCAAAATATTAGTTTAAAAGATAGTTTTATTAAAACTACCCAAGATTTTTATCAGGGAAAAGTCAGCAACCTAGACTTTACCGACACCTCCGCCAAGAATACAATTAATCAGTGGGTAGCCAGCAACACCGCTAACCAAATTCCTGCGATCGTTGATTCGCTCTCGCCTGAAGCTGCTTTGTATCTAATCAACGCCATCTATTTTAAAGCAAGCTGGACAGATAAGTTCGATCCTAATGCCACTACAGAGCAACCTTTCTATCTTGAATCTAAGACAACAAAACCTGTAGCGATGATGAGTCAGACAGGAGACTATCGCTACTATGAAAACCAACAGTTTCAAGCGATTCGGCTACCTTACGGCAAAGGTAAACTGGCAATGTATATTTTTCTCCCTCAAGCCAATAGCAGTCTAGAGCAATTCAATCAGCAGTTAAATCTAGCTAATTGGCAAACATGGTTGAATCAAATGCGATCGCAACCAGGCAATGTTTCTCTACCCAAATTTAAGCTGGAATATACTAAAGAGTTAAAAGATGTCCTGTCCTCTCTGGGGATGCAGCAGGTATTTAATTCTAGTCAAGCAGACTTTTCTGCCATGACAGATAGTGCTGTGGCTCTCGCTCAGGTTAAACACAAAGCGGTAATTGAGGTCGACGAAGAGGGAACAGAAGCTGCGGGAGCTACCTCTAGTGGTATTCGTATAACATCAGCAACACCTCAAAATAAGCCTTTTACAATGAACATTAATCGCCCCTTTTTCTTCACCATTCATGACGATCGTGCAGGAATAATCCTTTTTATGGGTAATGTTGTTGAGCCTGAAGAAAATTAGCTTTAAAAATATCCCTTAACTTTTTTGGTTTTGTACCAGGGTGACAAAGTTCGAGAGAATCTTTAGTCCATTCTCCGAAGACTTTTCTGGATGAAACTGGACTGCCATCAAATTATCATGAGCGATCGCAGCTGTTACGGTTTGTGAACCATGAGTTACCATTGCCGAATTAAATTGAGGCTCTTGGGGAGCAGCATAAAACGAGTTAACAAAATAAACATAAGGCTCAGGGGGCAAATCTTGCCATAGTGGATGATTGGGTTGATTAAACTCCAGTTGATTCCAACCGATCTGTGGCACAGTGATTCCTGGCTCACTTTTAAAACGATGTACCATACCAGGAATAATACCTAATCCCTTTTCAATACCTTCAGCCGAGCCTTCAAATAAAAGCTGTAGTCCCACACAAATACCTAAAAATGGTTTACCTGTGGCAATAGCTTGCTTAATTATCTCTTCTAGATTACGCTCTCTAATGTGTCTCATGGCAGGATCGAAGGCTCCTACACCTGGCAAAACTACGGCATCAGCAGCAAAAATATCTTCAGCAGCATTGGTTATTTTAGGCACTGCACCCGCTTTCTCCAAACCTTTACAGGCAGAGTGTAGATTTCCCATATCGTAGTCAATCACAGCTACATTAACCATATTTTACCGTTACCACTGAATACTCTCTTACCGTATTCTAAACAACTTTGGTTACGGCTTATTATTCTTTACCAGGAAGGCAAGGATAGGAGAAAAAATTTCACCTACAATCATTAGCGTAAAATCGGGATGACAGGATTTGAACCTGCGACATCCTGCTCCCAAAGCAGGCGCGCTACCAAGCTGCGCTACATCCCGTTTATGACTTTTTTAATTTAGTCCTGAATCAATATAACACAAATACTTGTGAATAGTTAATTACGGAGCAATTAGGGATTTAGAAGTTTTGCTGAAAATAAAATGTCTTAACAAGTAATGATGAATGCTAAGGGTTTTGAGTTTGATGAAAATTCAGTCAGAAGTCTAGGGGTGAGTTTGTTTATCCAAATCACCCGCTATCTACCGTAGAACATAAACAGCTTTGCTATATTCCAGGTATCTCTAATTGTTTATCTTCTTTCTTGCTACTTCGTTTCTTCTCAGTCTCAGATTTTTTAGGTTTAGCTTTATCTCTTTGTCTTTCTGCCTTAATCCTTTCTAATAATACTGATGCTGGTTCATCATTAGGGTCTTGGGGTACAAGTTCGCCTCGGAATGCTTTAGCTAATATGGATTGATTGAGGGTTTTTAAGTCGGCTTCTGCTTGTTGGTATTGTTGTTCGATACTGTCTGCTAGTTTGAAGAGAGATTCGATACGGCGGACTATTTCTTTTTGTTCTTCAAGTGGTGCAAGAGGAATATGTAATTTTTTTGTCTCGTCGCTATTAATATTATTAACTCCACTTGTTGAGCGTAAAGGAATCTCTATTTGTAATCTAATCTCATAACTAGAAAACCATAGATTTAGATATTTTGGATAAACTAAGGTTCTGTTTGGTCTTAATCTAATTAAATATCCAGCATAAGCGAAACCTCGTTCTGCTTCATCAATGATGGCTGTTCTACCAACTAATGACACACTCCCGTTCGACCTAATCATTAAAACATCTCCTGGGGTGAGTCTTAATTTATCTAATTCTTTGTCTGACAGTTCTGCATATTTCAAATCTGAATGGTCAATAGTTCCATCAACAACATTAGGAATGCGTAATACAGGAATACCATCTATTTTATAACTACACTTTTTGGATGTTCCATATTTTAGATTTTCAACAACATCACCAATTAAAGCTTGATACCAACTAATAGGTAGATTGCTTGATACTAAATCAGAATTAGATTCTACAATCTTTGAAGCAGGTTCTACATCGGGGTTTTGTTCTCGCCAGTCTTTAGTTAAATCACCACGAAAAGCAGCAGCCAGAACAGATTGACGAAATTGATTTAGTAGAGGTTTAATTGCTTTGAGTTCCTCTTTTACTGCGGTGCTTCTTGTTTGTAGGGCTTCTATTTTGGTGACTATGCGTTTTTGTTCGTTGAGGGGTGGTAAAGGAATACTTGTTGATAAAATGAAATCTTTGGTAACACGTCGATGACCTACTACACCTGTCATGTTCATCGAAGCATTTTGTATATAGCTATTCTGGCGTAGAAAAGGATGTAAATATTGAGGTGAAATTGCACCATAACTACGCAAAGTATAAAATTCTGTAGAACCACAAGCTAGACCATTACAAAGATTTTCAGCAATAGCAGATTTCCCATTTTCCATACAAGGAGTTATCTTGGCAAAAATGACATCTCCGTTAGCAAAGTGTGTATATCCTTTTCTAATTTCTCCTAATTTTCTACATTCAACATCTGGTGAAATAGTGCCAGTTTTTTCATCAACTTCCGCCATTGGTACAAAAGAGACTTCTAATTCATCTAATAAATTGTTATTGTGTTTGGGATTTAATATACAAAGTTCACTTAAAGACTTAATTGACCATCCTGTAGGTAATTTATTAATATCAATCAATTTAATTTATCCTCGCCCTTTAACAACAAATATCTATTAATTAAAACCTGCACGTATCTTTCATTAATTACGTAGCGTCATAATTATAGCGGGGGAATTAGGTTTCCCGTTTGATTTGTTCGATTAGGTAGGCACATACCCACACCGCCAGACCGCCAGAGAATGAATTCTCTGTCTAATAGATAAAATCCGTTGAAACGGATTAGGGGTTCAGGGTGGGGAATTAAAGTAAGATGATAAAATTTGGGTGCGATCGCAGTTTGATTTTAGTCATCTTGAGATGACTTTGGGTATTAGGCAGCGATTGAAATCGCTGACGGTTTAATAAACTGACAATTTTCAAACAAATATCGCTCAATCGAAACTCGTGCATAATCAATATTAATTAATCTAACTCCTCCTCTTTTCTATTAATTGTTGTTTTGTATCCATAATCTAAAATCCTAAAAACCTATATCTTGAAGATTCAAAACAAAGCCAGATAAAACATTTTCTCCATCTAAACTAACAGGATGGTCTAACTCTTCTACATTAGTATTAGGACGATAAATATAAACCTTTTGCTTTATGGGATCGATTAACCAGCCTAATGAAGCACCATTATCAATATATTCTTGCATCTTATCCTGCAAAATTTGTAAACTATCGGTTTCCGAACGCAACTCCACTACAAAGTCTGGACAAATAGGCGCGAATTTTTTCCGTAAATTATTGTCAATTTGTTGCCAACGTTTTTTATCAATCCATGCAGCATCGGGAGAACGTACCGCACCATTAGGTAAAGTAAAACCACCACTAGAACCAAACCCAACCCCAGTAGCATTCTGCTTAGTCCACAACCATAATTGACCAACTAAATTAAAATTTCTTTCCTCTCCTTCTGCACCAGTAGGGGACATGAAAATTAATTCTCCGTGGGAATTGCGTTCAATATTGACATCTTGATTAAGTTGACAAAAATCAAAAAACTGTTCGTCTGTCATCTTCATCGATTGATGCAAACGAATTTTCAAAGGAACAACTTCTCTATTAACTGATAACTGAGAATTCATAAGTATTTTCTAAAATTGTAAACATTTAGTTCAGGTACATTTGTGGATTCAAAACTTTCAATTAATAAACCAATAATTTCCATCAATGATGCTAAAGGATATATTTATTTTCTCTCACTTTATCAATAAAAATCTGATGATAGTTTTAATCAACTAACTTGAAAATTTCTGCTGCAACCCGATCGCATACTCCCACTGTTCCCAAAAGCGATCGCATTTTTTGATAGCCTGCGGTAATTTCTGGTTGAGTATCTGAGTTGGGTAAAAGTTTAATGGCTTCGCGAGTAATATTTTCGGCGGTGACCTCTTCTTGCTGTAATTCGGGGACGATCATGCGGTTGACAACTAAGTTTGCTGGGGACATCAAAGGCACTTTAAAGCCCATTTGGCGACCGATCCAGGCGGTCAGGGGATGAATGCGATAGATTACCACCTGGGGAATATTTAACAGGGCGATTTCTAAGTTAACCGTACCTGATTTGGCGATCGCCAGATCGGCAGCAGCGATCGCATCTAGGGTTTTGCCATCGAGAATTTGTACAGGTAGGTTGTATTCTGCCACGGCTGCGGTAATAGCTGAGCGATAGTTAGCTAAGGATACAGGAAGTAAAAATTTAACTTCTGGCATCTGCTGCAATATTTGTTGTGCTGCTGCACACATCACGGGAAGTAAATACTTGATTTCTTGCTGGCGCGAAGCGGGTAGTAGAGTCACAATCGTATC
The genomic region above belongs to Pleurocapsa minor HA4230-MV1 and contains:
- a CDS encoding biopolymer transporter ExbD; protein product: MNLWQDDSQQSGANIEILPLIDVIFCILIFFILAAVNFSRQQAISLDLPQAKTGTPQLQNILIVTIDDLGQLYVDKTLVSRADLSWEIKKFRQANPDGLMTLYAAKNSTYREVVEVLDILRDVGGDRVALATLPEGSQPVQVAPTPGVNPALPGTSALPGLPDTIDPFSNPSNPPNPPSPPLP
- the hisH gene encoding imidazole glycerol phosphate synthase subunit HisH, which encodes MVNVAVIDYDMGNLHSACKGLEKAGAVPKITNAAEDIFAADAVVLPGVGAFDPAMRHIRERNLEEIIKQAIATGKPFLGICVGLQLLFEGSAEGIEKGLGIIPGMVHRFKSEPGITVPQIGWNQLEFNQPNHPLWQDLPPEPYVYFVNSFYAAPQEPQFNSAMVTHGSQTVTAAIAHDNLMAVQFHPEKSSENGLKILSNFVTLVQNQKS
- a CDS encoding Uma2 family endonuclease, producing the protein MNSQLSVNREVVPLKIRLHQSMKMTDEQFFDFCQLNQDVNIERNSHGELIFMSPTGAEGEERNFNLVGQLWLWTKQNATGVGFGSSGGFTLPNGAVRSPDAAWIDKKRWQQIDNNLRKKFAPICPDFVVELRSETDSLQILQDKMQEYIDNGASLGWLIDPIKQKVYIYRPNTNVEELDHPVSLDGENVLSGFVLNLQDIGF
- a CDS encoding restriction endonuclease subunit S; this encodes MIDINKLPTGWSIKSLSELCILNPKHNNNLLDELEVSFVPMAEVDEKTGTISPDVECRKLGEIRKGYTHFANGDVIFAKITPCMENGKSAIAENLCNGLACGSTEFYTLRSYGAISPQYLHPFLRQNSYIQNASMNMTGVVGHRRVTKDFILSTSIPLPPLNEQKRIVTKIEALQTRSTAVKEELKAIKPLLNQFRQSVLAAAFRGDLTKDWREQNPDVEPASKIVESNSDLVSSNLPISWYQALIGDVVENLKYGTSKKCSYKIDGIPVLRIPNVVDGTIDHSDLKYAELSDKELDKLRLTPGDVLMIRSNGSVSLVGRTAIIDEAERGFAYAGYLIRLRPNRTLVYPKYLNLWFSSYEIRLQIEIPLRSTSGVNNINSDETKKLHIPLAPLEEQKEIVRRIESLFKLADSIEQQYQQAEADLKTLNQSILAKAFRGELVPQDPNDEPASVLLERIKAERQRDKAKPKKSETEKKRSSKKEDKQLEIPGI
- the lpxB gene encoding lipid-A-disaccharide synthase, with the protein product MKIFISTGEVSGDLQGSMLIKSLYQAAAKRQIDLEIAGLGGDRMKEAGAKILANTAAIGSMGFIEAIPFILPTIKIQKLTKNYIQQNSPDVLVLIDYPASNLALASYVKQHLPHIPVVYYIAPQDWAVPMLNNAAKIAQVVDKLLAIFPAEYEYFKQKKIDAVLVGHPLLDRLEHAPDKKQARLNLGLELSDTIVTLLPASRQQEIKYLLPVMCAAAQQILQQMPEVKFLLPVSLANYRSAITAAVAEYNLPVQILDGKTLDAIAAADLAIAKSGTVNLEIALLNIPQVVIYRIHPLTAWIGRQMGFKVPLMSPANLVVNRMIVPELQQEEVTAENITREAIKLLPNSDTQPEITAGYQKMRSLLGTVGVCDRVAAEIFKLVD
- a CDS encoding serpin family protein, which encodes MNRNTLWGTFALVLLLSLAALASQEEASSVSSLNQLSSGSKLIASQPGTKLNQLVNANNRFGFDLFAQLQLQPKSQSQNIFISPQSIAIALGMTRNGTAGKTQAEISQTLGLEQFDPATVDSNYEQLIETLNTADNSGKLAIANSLWVNQNISLKDSFIKTTQDFYQGKVSNLDFTDTSAKNTINQWVASNTANQIPAIVDSLSPEAALYLINAIYFKASWTDKFDPNATTEQPFYLESKTTKPVAMMSQTGDYRYYENQQFQAIRLPYGKGKLAMYIFLPQANSSLEQFNQQLNLANWQTWLNQMRSQPGNVSLPKFKLEYTKELKDVLSSLGMQQVFNSSQADFSAMTDSAVALAQVKHKAVIEVDEEGTEAAGATSSGIRITSATPQNKPFTMNINRPFFFTIHDDRAGIILFMGNVVEPEEN
- a CDS encoding MotA/TolQ/ExbB proton channel family protein, whose protein sequence is MNFLEIIDKGGISMYPLLFLSVLSIATILERLWFWSRVVFQEKKIFNQIMEAAERNWNLVGKIAQEHISHPLGSFVYSPFLLSNPDPDMFHLALESAAEEQVARMRKGDKVLEAIIALSPLLGLFGTVWGLIQALSSIKISDLGTADASGVTMGIGESLISTAAGLLVAIVSLSFYRMFQAFWANQIRILRRTGSRLEVMYRDRWSQLQEDETPGVISKDEYSFVDIRPPNLRSPNQ